The Chiroxiphia lanceolata isolate bChiLan1 chromosome 4, bChiLan1.pri, whole genome shotgun sequence genome contains a region encoding:
- the ENOPH1 gene encoding enolase-phosphatase E1 yields MGVLPVPAEVRAILLDIEGTTTPIAFVQETLFPYIKDNVKEYLRAHWEEEECQRDVGLLRKQAQEDSSLDGAVPIPLESGSGEEELERVIQAVVDNVHWQMSLDRKTTALKQLQGHMWRAAYATGLVKGEIFEDVVPAIRKWREAGMKVYIYSSGSIEAQKLLFGYSTEGDILELFDGHFDTKIGPKVESESYRRIAASIGCATNNILFLTDVPREANAAEEADTHVAVVIRPGNAGLTDDEKSYYSLISSFTELFLPSST; encoded by the exons atgggCGTGCTGCCGGTGCCGGCGGAGGTGCGCGCCATCCTGCTGGACATCGAGGGCACCACCACCCCCATCGCCTTCGTCCAG GAGACCTTGTTCCCTTACATCAAAGACAACGTGAAGGAGTATCTGCGTGCTcactgggaggaggaggagtgccAGCGGGATGTCGGACTTCTGAGGAAACAG GCTCAGGAGGACTCCAGCTTGGACGGAGCCGTGCCAATCCCTCTGGAGAGCGGAAGTGgggaagaggagctggagcgGGTCATCCAGGCGGTTGTGGACAATGTGCACTGGCAGATGTCCCTGGACAGGAAGACCACAGCACTGAAGCAGCTGCAGGGTCACATGTGGAGGGCAGCCTACGCCACCGGGCTCGTCAAAGGAGA AATCTTTGAGGACGTGGTTCCAGCCATCCGGAAGTGGCGGGAAGCGGGGATGAAGGTCTATATCTACTCTTCAGGCAGCATTGAAGCCCAGAAGCTTCTGTTTGGATATTCTACAGAAGGTGATATCCTAGAG cTCTTTGATGGCCACTTCGATACCAAAATAGGCCCCAAGGTAGAAAGTGAGAGCTACAGAAGGATTGCCGCCAGCATTGGGTGCGCCACCAACAACATCCTCTTCCTGACGGATGTCCCACGAG AAGCCAATGCGGCCGAGGAAGCGGATACTCACGTGGCTGTGGTGATCAGACCAGGCAACGCAGGACTGACAGACGATGAGAAATCGTATTACAGCCTCATCTCGTCTTTCACCGAacttttcctgccttcctccaCTTAG
- the HNRNPDL gene encoding heterogeneous nuclear ribonucleoprotein D-like codes for MEDATEMSGGQEEFAEGSKINASKNQQDDGKMFIGGLSWDTSKKDLTEYLSRFGEVVDCTIKTDPVTGRSRGFGFVLFKDAASVEKVLELKEHKLDGKLIDPKRAKALKGKEPPKKVFVGGLSPDTSEEQIKEYFGAFGEIENIELPMDTKTNERRGFCFITYTDEEPVKKLLESRYHQIGSGKCEIKVAQPKEVYRQQQQQQKGGKSNTSGGRGGGRGRGRGQGQNWNQGFNNYYDQGYGNYNSAYSDQSYSGYGGYDYSGYNYPNYGYGPGYTDYSGQQSTYGKASRGGGNHQNNYQPY; via the exons ATGGAGGACGCGACCGAGATGAGCGGCGGCCAGGAGGAGTTCGCCGAGGGCTCCAAGATTAACGCGAGCAAGAACCAGCAGGACGACGG GAAAATGTTCATCGGAGGCCTCAGCTGGGACACCAGCAAGAAGGACCTGACGGAGTACCTCTCTCGCTTCGGTGAAGTTGTGGATTGCACGATCAAAACAGACCCGGTCACTGGAAGGTCGAGGGGGTTTGGCTTCGTGCTCTTCAAGGATGCTGCCAGCGTGGAGAAG gtCTTGGAACTGAAAGAACACAAACTGGATGGGAAGTTAATAGATCCTAAAAGGGCAAAAGCCCTAAAAGGGAAGGAACCaccaaaaaaagtgtttgttgGTGGGCTGAGTCCAGATACATCTGAAGAACAGATTAAGGAGTACTTTGGTGCTTTTGGCGAG ATCGAAAATATTGAACTTCCTATGGACACAAAGACGAATGAAAGGAGGGGCTTCTGTTTTATCACATATACAGATGAAGAGCCAGTAAAGAAGTTACTAGAAAGCAGATACCATCAGATTGGTTCAGGCAAG TGTGAGATCAAAGTAGCACAGCCCAAGGAGGTATAcaggcaacagcagcagcagcagaaaggagggaaaagcaaTACTTCTGGTGGACGTGGAGGCGGAAGAGGGCGTGGACGGG GTCAGGGACAAAACTGGAATCAAGGATTTAATAACTATTACGATCAAGGATATGGAAATTACAATAGCGCTTATAGCGATCAAAGCTACAGTGGCTATGGAGGATATGATTACTCTGGATACAACTATCCCAACTATGGATATGGGCCGGGATACACAGATTACAGTG GCCAGCAAAGCACATACGGAAAGGCGTCCCGTGGCGGCGGCAACCACCAAAACAACTACCAGCCGTACTAA